GGCCGTCGACCGTGTGAGCGAGGCGATGATCACTGCGTTCTGTATGGCCGGCACGCCCGATACCGTCGAGTCACGACTGTCGGCGGTGCTCGAACACGCCGACAGCATCGTCGTCGGTTCGCCGCTCGGTCCCGACGTGGAGAGCGCTATCGACCTTGCTGGGGCGGTGTGCGACCGAAATTATCGGGAATGAGTCCCGAGAGCAGTCCACCGATCGCGAGATAGGCGAACAGCCCGAACGCGACGAGCCAGACGAGCGTGCTTGACAGTATCAACAGTGCCGAAACCGGGTCGCCGAGGGCGACCTCGGTCACGATGTTCGTCAACTCGACGAGATTGCCGAACAGTTCGACGACGATGTTTGCCATATCCCGTCTTGCTGGCGTGGGTACTTGTGCCTACTGTCCCGCTTCCTTCCAGATGATCCCCTCGAAGCGCGCGTTCATCACTCGACCGTTCGGACGGCGACAGACGACCGCACAGGCGACGTCGTACCTGTCGTCTCGCTCGTCGACGTTCTCGGTCGTCACTTCGCAGGTGATGGGCTGGCCGGTGTAGACGGGCTCGAGGAACTCGAACTCCATCGAGCGTGCGAGCACGCCGAGATCGCCGCCGATCTTCGTGGGTAGCGTCGCCGTAAGCAAGCCCTGCACGACGAGTCGCCCCTCCGCGTCGGGCTCC
This window of the Halococcus sediminicola genome carries:
- a CDS encoding MaoC/PaaZ C-terminal domain-containing protein: MSSKPEEGDVHTFERTFTHADVERFGEVSGDQQAIHSEPDAEGRLVVQGLLTATLPTKIGGDLGVLARSMEFEFLEPVYTGQPITCEVTTENVDERDDRYDVACAVVCRRPNGRVMNARFEGIIWKEAGQ